In Clostridium sporogenes, one genomic interval encodes:
- a CDS encoding ATP-binding cassette domain-containing protein, which yields MKIIIKNVSMTYKTGKKALSNINLEVNSPNFIGLLGPNGAGKSTFMKLLVSKIIPTAGEIIVDGKSIQKHEKELRKQLGYLPQSFGLYDELTVYEFLDYMCALKEIKNNVKDIIRQAIKQTNLQEKRNFKIKTLSGGQRQRVGIAQVLLGNPELIILDEPTVGLDPEERIKFRNIFSQTANDKIVLLSTHIIDDIQAICNRIIIINNGTILFDGTSPDLIKAVHGHVGFIEEKDNEALEKRIGDKYKITSKLFTGNGISCRVIGKEIESSIPLIEPTLEDAYTYVIHNGGVH from the coding sequence ATGAAAATCATTATTAAAAACGTGAGTATGACATACAAAACAGGAAAAAAGGCACTAAGTAACATAAACTTAGAAGTTAACAGCCCGAATTTTATAGGACTTTTGGGTCCCAACGGTGCTGGAAAAAGTACCTTTATGAAACTATTGGTATCGAAGATAATACCAACAGCCGGCGAAATAATTGTTGATGGTAAATCAATCCAAAAACACGAAAAAGAACTCAGAAAGCAGTTAGGTTATTTGCCGCAAAGCTTTGGTTTATATGACGAATTAACAGTTTATGAGTTTTTGGATTACATGTGTGCATTAAAAGAAATTAAAAACAACGTGAAAGATATTATCAGACAAGCTATTAAACAGACTAATTTGCAAGAAAAAAGAAATTTCAAAATTAAAACTCTTTCAGGCGGTCAGAGGCAGCGTGTTGGTATAGCACAAGTATTACTTGGAAATCCTGAGCTTATTATTTTAGATGAACCTACAGTTGGACTTGACCCAGAAGAAAGAATTAAATTCAGAAATATATTTTCACAGACTGCAAATGACAAAATAGTGTTACTTTCCACTCACATCATCGATGATATACAAGCCATTTGCAATAGAATTATAATCATTAATAACGGTACGATTTTATTTGACGGAACTTCGCCGGATTTAATAAAAGCTGTACACGGACATGTTGGTTTTATTGAGGAAAAGGATAACGAGGCTTTAGAAAAAAGAATTGGAGATAAATACAAAATCACATCCAAATTGTTTACCGGTAATGGCATCTCTTGTCGTGTTATTGGCAAAGAAATAGAAAGCTCTATTCCACTGATAGAGCCTACCCTGGAAGATGCGTACACATACGTTATACACAATGGGGGTGTCCATTAA
- a CDS encoding recombinase family protein, translating into MKMNLGYVTKYGSSTWASSTILGIIKNEKYKGDLLLGKTFTVDPISKLDKEIESIEGKKSKLVDMRLEDTIDKASYEVKYSSFTEKQEQLLKEREKLQETAANEKDIKRRLRDFKKTLEQNEVLSEFDRYVFESIV; encoded by the coding sequence ATGAAGATGAATCTTGGATACGTAACAAAATACGGCAGTTCTACTTGGGCATCTTCTACTATTCTTGGTATTATAAAAAACGAGAAATATAAAGGTGATTTATTGCTGGGTAAGACCTTTACAGTTGACCCGATTTCCAAACTGGATAAAGAGATTGAATCAATCGAAGGAAAGAAAAGCAAACTGGTTGATATGCGGCTTGAAGATACCATTGATAAGGCTTCCTATGAAGTGAAATATTCTTCTTTTACAGAGAAGCAGGAACAATTATTAAAAGAACGAGAGAAATTACAGGAAACGGCTGCGAACGAAAAGGATATAAAACGCCGTTTACGTGATTTTAAGAAGACTTTGGAGCAGAACGAAGTCTTATCCGAATTTGACCGCTATGTTTTTGAAAGTATTGTTTAA
- a CDS encoding Lsa family ABC-F type ribosomal protection protein, with amino-acid sequence MSLINVTNLTFAYEGSYDNIFENISFQIDTDWKLGFTGRNGRGKTTFLNLLLGKYEYNGNISADVTFEYFPYEVQEQSNFTIDIIREISPNSMDWEIVKELSLLDMDYDALYRQFYTLSKGEQTKALLAAMFLKESSFLLIDEPTNHLDAEARQKLSNYLKKKKGFILISHDRYFLDNCVDHILSINKTNIEIQKGNFSSWWRNKELQDGFELAENEKLKKDINRLSSSAKRTSTWSDSVEGSKHGTTNSGSKLDKGYVGHKAAKMMKRAKNIEARQQNMIEEKSKLLKNIESNESLKIVPLTFHDKKLVELTDVAIEYDDRIVCEAVSFTIEQGERIAIQGKNGSGKSSILKLIYGEDIPHSGIVRKNNKLIISYVSQDTSDLYGNLSEYADKHCIDESLFKSILRKLDFSREQFEKNIEDFSGGQKKKILLAKSLCERAHLYIWDEPLNFIDVISRMQIEKLLIEHEPTILFVEHDSAFCENVATKIIKL; translated from the coding sequence ATGTCTTTAATAAATGTTACAAACCTAACCTTTGCTTATGAAGGTAGCTATGATAATATTTTTGAAAATATAAGTTTTCAAATTGATACCGATTGGAAATTGGGTTTTACCGGAAGAAATGGGAGAGGGAAGACTACTTTTCTAAATCTTTTGCTTGGAAAATACGAATATAATGGAAACATTTCAGCTGATGTGACTTTTGAATATTTTCCTTATGAGGTGCAGGAGCAGAGCAATTTCACCATAGATATCATAAGGGAGATTAGTCCAAATTCAATGGATTGGGAAATAGTAAAAGAATTATCTTTGTTAGATATGGACTACGATGCTTTATATAGACAGTTTTATACACTATCTAAAGGAGAGCAGACCAAAGCACTGTTGGCTGCTATGTTTTTGAAGGAGAGCTCCTTCCTGCTTATTGATGAGCCTACCAATCATTTGGATGCTGAAGCTAGGCAAAAACTAAGTAATTACTTGAAAAAAAAGAAAGGATTTATTCTGATTTCACATGATAGGTATTTTTTGGATAATTGTGTTGACCATATCTTGTCTATTAATAAAACTAATATTGAAATACAAAAAGGAAATTTTTCTTCATGGTGGAGAAACAAAGAATTACAAGATGGTTTTGAGCTAGCAGAAAACGAAAAATTGAAAAAGGATATTAACAGACTTTCAAGCTCTGCAAAACGTACATCTACGTGGTCAGATAGTGTTGAAGGCAGCAAGCATGGAACTACCAATTCTGGGAGCAAATTAGATAAAGGATATGTTGGACATAAAGCTGCAAAAATGATGAAGCGTGCTAAAAATATAGAAGCTAGACAACAAAATATGATTGAGGAAAAATCAAAGCTTCTTAAAAATATTGAATCTAATGAAAGTTTAAAAATAGTACCACTTACTTTCCATGATAAAAAGCTTGTAGAACTTACAGATGTTGCAATTGAATATGATGATAGAATTGTCTGTGAAGCAGTAAGCTTCACTATAGAGCAAGGTGAAAGAATTGCTATTCAAGGAAAGAATGGCAGCGGAAAATCAAGTATATTGAAATTAATTTATGGAGAAGACATCCCCCATAGTGGAATTGTAAGAAAGAATAATAAGTTAATCATTTCGTATGTTTCACAAGATACTTCAGATTTATATGGTAACTTATCTGAGTATGCAGATAAACACTGTATTGACGAGAGTTTATTTAAATCGATTCTTAGAAAACTTGATTTTTCAAGAGAACAGTTTGAAAAGAATATCGAGGATTTTAGTGGAGGACAGAAGAAAAAGATATTGCTTGCTAAAAGTTTATGTGAGCGGGCACATTTGTATATTTGGGATGAACCATTGAATTTTATTGATGTCATTTCTCGTATGCAGATTGAGAAATTGTTAATTGAACACGAACCTACAATTTTGTTTGTTGAGCATGATAGTGCATTTTGTGAAAATGTTGCAACAAAAATAATAAAACTGTAA
- a CDS encoding Cfr family 23S rRNA (adenine(2503)-C(8))-methyltransferase, which translates to MKQTKTKYRKIKQIVSNLKLPDYRYEQLTKAIFHQRIDNFDDMHILPKALRMALVNEFGNDVSSVIPVFSQDSKQAQKLLFELTDGERIEAVGLKYKQGWESFCISSQCGCGFGCRFCATGSAGFKRNLTADEITDQLLYFYFNDHRLNSISFMGMGEAFANPELFDAVKILTNQNLFGLSQRRITISTIGIIPGIQRLTKEFPQVNLAFSLHSPFESQRSDLMPINKRFPLNEVMKTLDEHIIHTGRRVFIAYIMLEGINDSKEHAEAVVGLLKNRGSWEHLYHIDLIPYNSTDKTTFKFQSSSAIKQFCSTLKKAGISATVRTQFGSEISAACGQLCYENEL; encoded by the coding sequence ATGAAACAGACAAAAACGAAATATAGAAAAATAAAACAAATAGTATCGAATTTAAAATTACCTGATTATAGATACGAACAGCTTACAAAAGCTATTTTTCATCAAAGAATAGATAATTTTGATGATATGCATATACTACCAAAAGCGTTAAGGATGGCTTTAGTAAATGAGTTTGGAAATGATGTATCTAGTGTAATACCTGTTTTTTCACAAGATTCTAAACAAGCTCAAAAATTGTTATTCGAATTGACTGATGGAGAAAGAATAGAAGCTGTTGGACTAAAGTATAAACAGGGGTGGGAATCGTTTTGTATTTCTTCCCAATGTGGTTGTGGTTTTGGCTGTCGTTTTTGTGCAACGGGAAGTGCTGGATTTAAACGCAATCTTACTGCTGATGAGATAACTGACCAATTACTTTATTTCTATTTTAATGACCATAGATTGAATAGTATTTCATTTATGGGAATGGGTGAAGCTTTTGCAAATCCGGAGTTATTTGATGCAGTAAAAATTTTAACTAATCAAAATTTATTTGGGCTAAGTCAACGAAGAATTACTATTTCAACAATTGGCATTATACCAGGAATTCAAAGATTGACCAAAGAATTTCCACAAGTGAATCTGGCTTTTTCACTTCATTCACCATTTGAAAGTCAACGAAGTGATTTAATGCCTATAAATAAAAGATTTCCATTGAATGAGGTAATGAAGACATTAGATGAGCATATTATTCATACGGGACGACGAGTGTTTATTGCTTATATTATGCTTGAAGGAATTAATGATTCGAAAGAACATGCAGAGGCAGTTGTAGGTTTATTGAAAAATCGTGGTTCATGGGAGCATTTATATCACATTGATTTGATACCTTATAATTCTACGGACAAAACAACTTTTAAATTTCAATCTTCAAGTGCTATCAAGCAATTTTGCAGTACACTAAAGAAAGCTGGTATTAGTGCAACTGTTAGAACACAATTTGGTTCTGAAATTAGTGCTGCTTGCGGACAGTTGTGTTATGAAAATGAATTATGA
- a CDS encoding CD3324 family protein produces the protein MGYKQANKIFPADLLNEIQNYVDGQYVYIPRKDGNQRMWGEVNRSKEIISKRNIEIFKKYDNGISVKELASMYYLSPKTIYKIINKIKFSL, from the coding sequence ATGGGCTACAAACAAGCTAATAAAATATTTCCAGCTGATTTGCTAAACGAGATACAAAACTATGTTGATGGACAATATGTTTATATTCCCCGCAAAGACGGTAATCAAAGAATGTGGGGGGAAGTTAATAGAAGCAAGGAAATAATCAGTAAAAGAAACATTGAGATTTTTAAAAAATATGACAATGGGATTTCTGTAAAAGAACTTGCATCAATGTATTATTTATCTCCAAAAACCATATACAAAATTATTAACAAAATAAAATTTAGTTTGTAA